One Candidatus Kaelpia aquatica genomic region harbors:
- a CDS encoding phosphoenolpyruvate carboxykinase (GTP): MVGLDLLKERCDSDSLEKISGLGQEVVDFIVKYVELCNPDSVFIRNDSDQDAEYVRSKTLELGEERSLKKSGHTIHFDGIRDQARDKENTKFLVTPDSKLEGLNSIDRVKGLDEIEGLLKDIMKGKEMYVLFMGLGPVDSEFSVYAVQITDSSYVSHSEDILYRGAYEVFKKNPDLDFFRYVHSAGELDENKASKNIDKRRVYVDFSEDTVYSTNTQYAGNTVGLKKLALRLAIKKADHEGWLAEHMFVMAVHDEDGNKNYFTGAYPSSCGKTSTCMVEGERIIGDDIAYLKKRDDRVYAVNVERGIFGIMKDVNSDDAPLIWEALNKEGEAIFSNILIKDKTPYWKNDGRVTPDDGENFSGSWHVGKKNESGNEIPFAHPNARYTISLKNLENVDSELDNPKGVFVKGVIYGGRDSNTWVPVFESFNWIHGVVSIAASLESETTAATLGKTGERKFNLMANLDFLSIPIGKYLKNHLDFVKDIKEPPVIFGVNYFLLNEHGEYISGMHDKRVWLKWMELRVNKKVGAVSTPIGSIPECKDLERLFKELLNKEFSLDEYNMFFSIRCPQNLEKIERIRNIYNGFKDIPEEIFSILSEQESRVKEAQDKFGDLIIPDKFI, translated from the coding sequence ATGGTAGGACTAGATTTATTGAAAGAGAGATGTGATAGTGATAGTTTAGAGAAGATTTCTGGCTTGGGCCAGGAGGTTGTTGATTTTATCGTTAAGTATGTTGAGCTCTGTAATCCCGATAGCGTATTTATTAGAAACGATTCAGATCAGGATGCAGAGTATGTTAGAAGCAAGACGCTAGAGCTTGGAGAGGAGAGATCTCTTAAGAAGAGCGGTCATACCATTCATTTTGATGGTATCCGTGATCAGGCTAGAGATAAAGAGAATACTAAATTTTTGGTCACTCCAGACTCTAAACTCGAAGGCCTTAACTCTATCGATAGAGTTAAAGGATTAGATGAGATAGAAGGGCTGCTTAAAGATATTATGAAGGGTAAAGAGATGTACGTTCTCTTTATGGGTTTAGGTCCTGTTGATTCTGAATTCTCTGTTTATGCTGTTCAAATAACAGATTCTTCTTATGTATCCCATTCCGAAGATATTCTCTATAGGGGAGCATATGAGGTTTTTAAGAAAAACCCGGATCTTGATTTCTTTAGATATGTTCATTCAGCAGGAGAGTTAGATGAAAACAAAGCAAGTAAGAATATAGATAAGAGGCGCGTTTATGTTGATTTCTCAGAAGATACAGTATATTCGACAAATACTCAGTATGCCGGCAATACTGTAGGTTTAAAGAAGCTGGCTCTTCGCCTTGCAATAAAAAAGGCTGACCATGAAGGTTGGCTTGCTGAGCATATGTTTGTTATGGCTGTACATGATGAAGATGGCAATAAGAACTATTTTACAGGGGCCTATCCATCGTCTTGCGGTAAGACTTCTACTTGTATGGTGGAAGGTGAAAGAATTATAGGAGATGATATTGCTTATTTAAAGAAGAGAGATGATAGAGTCTATGCTGTTAATGTTGAGAGGGGTATATTCGGTATTATGAAAGATGTTAACTCTGATGATGCTCCATTGATATGGGAGGCACTCAATAAAGAAGGAGAGGCGATATTCTCAAATATACTGATTAAAGACAAAACTCCTTATTGGAAAAACGATGGCAGGGTTACTCCGGATGATGGAGAGAACTTTTCAGGGTCTTGGCATGTAGGCAAAAAAAATGAATCCGGCAATGAGATTCCTTTTGCTCATCCTAACGCAAGATATACAATAAGTCTTAAGAATTTAGAGAATGTAGATAGTGAGCTAGATAATCCTAAAGGAGTATTTGTAAAAGGGGTAATCTATGGCGGCAGGGATTCTAATACCTGGGTACCTGTATTTGAAAGCTTCAATTGGATTCATGGTGTTGTCTCAATTGCAGCGTCTTTGGAGTCTGAGACAACTGCAGCAACTTTGGGCAAAACCGGAGAGCGTAAGTTTAATCTGATGGCTAATTTAGATTTTCTGTCTATTCCAATAGGAAAATATCTAAAGAACCATCTTGATTTTGTAAAAGATATTAAAGAGCCCCCGGTTATATTCGGTGTAAATTATTTTCTACTTAATGAGCATGGCGAGTATATAAGCGGTATGCATGATAAGAGGGTGTGGCTTAAATGGATGGAACTAAGAGTAAACAAGAAGGTAGGTGCAGTCAGTACCCCTATAGGGAGCATTCCTGAATGTAAAGATTTAGAGAGGCTGTTTAAAGAATTATTGAATAAAGAGTTCTCTTTGGATGAATACAATATGTTCTTCAGCATTAGATGTCCTCAGAACTTAGAGAAGATTGAGAGAATAAGGAATATCTATAATGGATTTAAAGATATTCCTGAAGAGATCTTCTCTATATTAAGTGAGCAAGAGAGCAGAGTTAAAGAGGCTCAGGATAAATTCGGCGATTTAATAATCCCAGATAAATTTATTTAA
- the greA gene encoding transcription elongation factor GreA, with protein MGITYLSKKAYEKLREELKHLKFVKRRQISKDLEHARSLGDLKENAEYHAAKESQGLNEKKIYEIEAKLSTVEFIDNLDISKDEIRIGAKVKLLDLGDKQECEYQLVGADESNPSEGFISVDSPIGRALLGHKREDELDIKIPAGVLKYRVIDISR; from the coding sequence ATGGGAATAACGTATCTATCCAAAAAAGCTTATGAAAAATTAAGGGAAGAGCTTAAGCATCTTAAGTTTGTTAAGCGTAGGCAGATCTCTAAAGACTTAGAGCATGCTAGGTCCTTAGGAGACTTAAAAGAGAATGCCGAGTACCATGCAGCTAAAGAGTCGCAGGGGTTGAACGAGAAAAAGATCTATGAGATAGAGGCAAAGCTCTCAACAGTTGAATTTATTGATAATCTTGATATTTCAAAAGATGAGATAAGGATAGGAGCAAAGGTCAAGCTGCTTGATCTTGGCGATAAACAGGAGTGTGAGTACCAATTGGTCGGTGCTGATGAATCTAATCCTTCAGAAGGGTTTATCTCTGTTGATTCACCTATAGGAAGGGCTCTTCTGGGGCATAAGAGAGAAGATGAGCTGGATATAAAAATTCCGGCTGGAGTCTTAAAATATAGAGTCATCGATATTTCTCGGTAA
- a CDS encoding polyprenol monophosphomannose synthase: MKTAIIVPTYNERENILFLIDILRKRYPEFDLLVIDDNSPDMTYEVVREFSMRDDKVKLLFRERKEGLGRALCSGYRYSMANGYQRLIQLDADFSHPPEYIDLILKGLNSAGLVIASRNIAGGGVENWSLFRILVSRLANLATSIMLRLGVRDATSGFRGFSRDFIEDFIKKGPISRGYIIQVETTFYARRLGYGIKEVPFIYRERERGKSKLDIKEVLISVFTLIRLAFKRCN; this comes from the coding sequence TTGAAGACAGCTATAATAGTTCCAACCTACAATGAGAGAGAGAACATCCTTTTCCTTATAGATATATTAAGGAAGAGATATCCTGAGTTTGATCTCTTAGTTATTGACGATAACTCTCCCGATATGACTTATGAAGTGGTTAGAGAGTTCTCTATGAGGGATGATAAAGTCAAACTGCTCTTTAGAGAAAGAAAGGAGGGTTTAGGCAGGGCGCTCTGTTCTGGCTATCGCTATAGTATGGCCAATGGTTATCAAAGGTTAATACAGCTTGATGCTGATTTCTCTCATCCTCCTGAGTATATTGATTTAATATTAAAAGGTTTGAACTCTGCAGGCCTTGTTATAGCCTCCAGAAATATAGCCGGAGGCGGGGTTGAGAATTGGTCTCTGTTTAGGATATTAGTGAGCCGTTTAGCCAATCTGGCAACTAGTATTATGCTAAGACTAGGAGTGAGAGATGCAACCTCTGGTTTTAGAGGGTTCTCAAGAGATTTTATAGAAGATTTTATAAAAAAAGGCCCTATATCTAGAGGTTATATTATCCAAGTTGAGACAACCTTCTATGCTAGAAGATTGGGTTATGGTATAAAAGAAGTACCTTTTATATATAGAGAGCGGGAAAGAGGTAAGTCAAAGTTAGATATCAAGGAAGTTTTGATTTCGGTTTTTACACTCATAAGGCTTGCTTTTAAAAGATGTAATTGA